Proteins found in one Aethina tumida isolate Nest 87 chromosome 1, icAetTumi1.1, whole genome shotgun sequence genomic segment:
- the LOC109607045 gene encoding uncharacterized protein LOC109607045 isoform X1 translates to MIHRVVLLVIFFGLYFCQSEKHKYDSQNKKFLMEVMKGMSSTSQKETDHYFLLNVKFNTDKLKPLRVQQNITISYTLSQENDDYMITEHLKIIYTDKEYLISSYEESTEVVSFKCNNKKNIHYKFFQYDPKDTNKNNSTDQKVNLFINGKGLIGNFSTKLTPNNFIIDSFYLEVWSNISYKEENVGNLKLINYNLTHVDEEYIHIFNRRPNLKAMFMIKDMTINRVLQGSFSDSCWYFFPPKRDETQRIVRCAFDSLDNIKEYTSTSSCNTDKADDKYINNIKIGCKSLTKSDDSENNGFPCADATDDTERENEEHSLNSAWGSGHPTDNDDDDLEYESGDGSGNSEWGSGSTKADVESTSALPSGDGDDDLEFESGDDSGNFGWGSISTANEIESSSGLPSGDVNDDTEYVNNGYSGFSGYGHPSDTDDDEDSGYSGWGSGRPSGYDNDDLEHKYIDHSGYSGWGSGSGNYDENTNKRPSGDNNDDTEYENGGGSNNSGSGLYENYDNSESVVNENNQDNVLQDKPVNGILYV, encoded by the coding sequence ATGATCCATCGAGTAGTTTTGTTGGTGATTTTTTTTGGCTTGTACTTTTGCCAAagtgaaaaacataaatatgattcgcaaaataagaaatttctaATGGAAGTGATGAAAGGTATGTCAAGTACAAGTCAGAAAGAAACAGATCATTACTTCTTACTAAACGTCAAATTTAATACAGATAAACTAAAGCCTTTAAGGgtgcaacaaaatataacgATTTCCTACACGCTATCTCAGGAAAATGATGACTACATGATTACAGAACACCTCAAGATTATTTACACTgacaaagaatatttaatctcATCTTACGAAGAAAGTACTGAAGTAGTgtcttttaaatgtaataacaaaaaaaatatacattataaatttttccaatatGATCCTAAggatacaaataaaaacaatagtacGGACcaaaaagtgaatttatttataaatggaaAAGGGTTGATCGGaaacttttcaacaaaattgacaccaaataattttataatcgaCAGCTTTTATCTCGAAGTTTGGAGTAACATAAgttataaagaagaaaacgttggaaatttaaaattaataaattataatttaacacatGTGGACGAAGAATACATCCATATTTTCAATAGAAGACCCAATTTAAAGGCGATGTTTATGATAAAAGACATGACAATTAACAGAGTTCTACAGGGATCATTTAGTGATTCTTGTTGGTACTTCTTCCCTCCAAAAAGGGACGAGACACAAAGAATTGTGCGCTGCGCTTTTGATTCCCTAGATAATATCAAGGAATATACATCAACATCATCCTGTAACACAGATAAAGCGGAtgacaaatatattaacaatataaaaataggatGTAAATCATTAACTAAATCCGATGATAGTGAAAACAACGGATTTCCATGTGCAGATGCCACTGACGACACTGAACGTGAAAATGAGGAGCATTCTCTTAACTCCGCGTGGGGAAGTGGACACCCAACCGACAATGATGATGACGACTTAGAATATGAAAGTGGCGATGGTTCAGGTAATTCTGAATGGGGAAGCGGATCAACAAAAGCCGACGTTGAAAGTACAAGTGCACTTCCATCTGGCGATGGTGACGACGACTTGGAATTCGAAAGTGGCGATGATTCTGGTAACTTCGGATGGGGAAGCATATCAACAGCCAACGAGATTGAAAGTTCAAGTGGACTTCCATCCGGTGATGTTAATGATGACACAGAATACGTCAATAACGGTTATTCAGGTTTCTCCGGATACGGACATCCATCAGACACTGATGATGACGAAGATTCTGGATATTCCGGGTGGGGAAGCGGACGTCCGTCAGGCTATGATAACGATGACTTAGAACATAAATATATCGATCACTCTGGTTACTCCGGATGGGGAAGCGGATCAGGAAATTATGACGAAAATACTAACAAACGTCCGTCGGGCGATAATAATGACGACACAGAATATGAAAATGGCGGTGGTTCAAATAATTCGGGAAGCggattatatgaaaattacgaTAATTCAGAAAGTgttgtaaatgaaaataaccAAGATAATGTGCTCCAAGACAAACCGGTTAATGgaatattatatgtttaa
- the LOC109607045 gene encoding uncharacterized protein LOC109607045 isoform X2 yields MEVMKDKLKPLRVQQNITISYTLSQENDDYMITEHLKIIYTDKEYLISSYEESTEVVSFKCNNKKNIHYKFFQYDPKDTNKNNSTDQKVNLFINGKGLIGNFSTKLTPNNFIIDSFYLEVWSNISYKEENVGNLKLINYNLTHVDEEYIHIFNRRPNLKAMFMIKDMTINRVLQGSFSDSCWYFFPPKRDETQRIVRCAFDSLDNIKEYTSTSSCNTDKADDKYINNIKIGCKSLTKSDDSENNGFPCADATDDTERENEEHSLNSAWGSGHPTDNDDDDLEYESGDGSGNSEWGSGSTKADVESTSALPSGDGDDDLEFESGDDSGNFGWGSISTANEIESSSGLPSGDVNDDTEYVNNGYSGFSGYGHPSDTDDDEDSGYSGWGSGRPSGYDNDDLEHKYIDHSGYSGWGSGSGNYDENTNKRPSGDNNDDTEYENGGGSNNSGSGLYENYDNSESVVNENNQDNVLQDKPVNGILYV; encoded by the exons ATGGAAGTGATGAAAG ATAAACTAAAGCCTTTAAGGgtgcaacaaaatataacgATTTCCTACACGCTATCTCAGGAAAATGATGACTACATGATTACAGAACACCTCAAGATTATTTACACTgacaaagaatatttaatctcATCTTACGAAGAAAGTACTGAAGTAGTgtcttttaaatgtaataacaaaaaaaatatacattataaatttttccaatatGATCCTAAggatacaaataaaaacaatagtacGGACcaaaaagtgaatttatttataaatggaaAAGGGTTGATCGGaaacttttcaacaaaattgacaccaaataattttataatcgaCAGCTTTTATCTCGAAGTTTGGAGTAACATAAgttataaagaagaaaacgttggaaatttaaaattaataaattataatttaacacatGTGGACGAAGAATACATCCATATTTTCAATAGAAGACCCAATTTAAAGGCGATGTTTATGATAAAAGACATGACAATTAACAGAGTTCTACAGGGATCATTTAGTGATTCTTGTTGGTACTTCTTCCCTCCAAAAAGGGACGAGACACAAAGAATTGTGCGCTGCGCTTTTGATTCCCTAGATAATATCAAGGAATATACATCAACATCATCCTGTAACACAGATAAAGCGGAtgacaaatatattaacaatataaaaataggatGTAAATCATTAACTAAATCCGATGATAGTGAAAACAACGGATTTCCATGTGCAGATGCCACTGACGACACTGAACGTGAAAATGAGGAGCATTCTCTTAACTCCGCGTGGGGAAGTGGACACCCAACCGACAATGATGATGACGACTTAGAATATGAAAGTGGCGATGGTTCAGGTAATTCTGAATGGGGAAGCGGATCAACAAAAGCCGACGTTGAAAGTACAAGTGCACTTCCATCTGGCGATGGTGACGACGACTTGGAATTCGAAAGTGGCGATGATTCTGGTAACTTCGGATGGGGAAGCATATCAACAGCCAACGAGATTGAAAGTTCAAGTGGACTTCCATCCGGTGATGTTAATGATGACACAGAATACGTCAATAACGGTTATTCAGGTTTCTCCGGATACGGACATCCATCAGACACTGATGATGACGAAGATTCTGGATATTCCGGGTGGGGAAGCGGACGTCCGTCAGGCTATGATAACGATGACTTAGAACATAAATATATCGATCACTCTGGTTACTCCGGATGGGGAAGCGGATCAGGAAATTATGACGAAAATACTAACAAACGTCCGTCGGGCGATAATAATGACGACACAGAATATGAAAATGGCGGTGGTTCAAATAATTCGGGAAGCggattatatgaaaattacgaTAATTCAGAAAGTgttgtaaatgaaaataaccAAGATAATGTGCTCCAAGACAAACCGGTTAATGgaatattatatgtttaa